Within the Streptomyces vilmorinianum genome, the region GTCGGGGCTGGCCGCACCGCCCTTGGGGGTGACGACGAACCGGCCGCGGGTGCGCAGGACGGCCGAGCCGAGCGACCTGAGGTAGATGGGCGCGGAGAGCGCGGACATCCCCATGCCGGCCAGGCCTCCGGAGCCCTCGGGTTCGTGGGGCGAGACGTTGTGCCGGCGGTTCCACAGGTACAGGCCGATCTGGAGGGCCACGGCGTCGCTGTAGATCATCAGCCAGACCGAGGACGCGACCTGGGTCCCTGACGCCCCGAGCCAGAGGAACAGGACGCAGCTGAGGATGCCGAGGAACCAGTTGACCGCCGTCATCGGGTAGTAGACGAGCATCAGCGTGTAGTTGAGGAAGCGGCCCGGCGGGACCCGGAAGGGCGTCTTCCAGTACTGCTTGATCAGCGTCTCGTACGTGCCCCGGGACCAGCGCAGCTGCTGGGTGAAGAAGTCGGTCCAGGAGGCCGGGCCCTCGCCGACGGCGAGCACGTCGGGGGTGTAGACGGAGCGCCAGAAGTGGCCGGTGCGGGGGTTCTTCCTGCGGTGGAGCTCGAAGCCGGTGGCCATGTCCTCGGTGATCGAGTCGTAGAGGCCGCCGACCTGCTTGACGGCACGGACGCGTACGACGTTGTTGGTGCCGACGAACATGGGCGCGTGGTAGCGGTTGCCGGCCCGCTGGATCAGCGCGTGGAAGAGGAACTGCTGGGACTCGGCGGCCTTGGTGACGGGCGAGGTGTAGTTGCCGTACACCTGCGGTCCGACGACGAAGGCGACGTCCGGGTCGCGGAAGAAGCCGAGCATCCGCTCCAGGAAGTTGGGGAGCGGTATGTGATCGGTGTCGACGGAGGCGAAGAAGTCGTACGCGTCTCCGTGCATCGCGAGCCAGGCGTTGTAGTTGCCGTGCTTGGTGCGGGCCTTGTGGACGCCCTTCTTCCGGTTCCACTCGGGGACGCCGGCCCGGGTGAAGTGCTTGACGCCGAGTTCGGCGCAGAGGGCCTTGGCGTGGTCGTCGTCACCCTCGTCGAGGAGCCAGACGTCGAGCGGCCCGCAGTGCCGGAGCCGTACCGCCCCTTCGAGGGTGGCGCGGACCATGGTGAGCGGTTCCTTGCCCGGGACGTACGTGGTGAGGAAGGCGACGCGGGTGCCCTTCTCGGGGTACACGGGTATGGGGTCGCGGGCGACCAGGGTGGCGTGGGCGATCGACGTGACGTTCACCAGCATGAAGAAGCAGATGAGGCCGATCGACACGAGCATCACGGTGTCGAATCTGACGAGCCATCGGTCGTCGCCCTCGCGGACGGTCCAGTGGCTGGGCCAGACGAGATAGACGAGCAGCAGCGCGGAGAGCACGGGCGCGAGGCCCATGAGGACGACGGCCCGTATTCGGTGCGGCTCCTTCGACAGCAGACTTCTGTACCGCACCGTGTAGGGCGCCGTGTCCGGCTCCGTGAGGGGACCGGCGAGTCGGCTGTAGGTGTCGTAGTCGTAGCCTCTCGGCCGCACGGTGCCTCCAGCTGTCGTCGAACGGGTCGATATCCACACGAAAGTGGAGATCCCGGGGCGTGTCGACTGGATTCGGCCGAGCGGGCGGTTTTTCGGCGTACGCCCGATGCGGTGACGGAGTGGGCCATTCGGGGGGCGGGGCGGGCGGGTACGACGAAGCCCCGGGGCCGTTCGGGCCGCGGGGCTTCGTCGTGCGTACGCGCATACGTCGGGCGCCAGGCGTCAGGCGTCGGGCGCCAGGGCGCCGAGCGTCAGGCGTCAGGCGGAGAGGTGGCGCTCCACGGTCTCGACCTTCGAGGTCAGTCCGTCGGTCACACCGGGCCGGACGTCGGCCTTGAGGACGAGCGAGACGCGCGGAGCGCGCGCCTCGACGGCGGCGACGGCGCGCTTGACCACATCCATCACCTCGTCCCACTCCCCCTCGACGGACGTGAACATCGCGTCCGTACGGTTCGGCAGCCCCGACTCCCGTACGACCCGGACGGCGTCGGCGACGTACTCGCCGACGTCCTCACCGACGCCGAGCGGGGTCACCGAGAAGGCGACGATCACGCGCTCACCGTGCCCTCGCGGCGGGCGGCGATGGCCGCGTCGACAGCGTTCTCGGCCTCGCGCTTGAGCTTGCGCTCGGCGAAGAAGCCGCCGAGGGGCAGCACGGAGAGCACGAAGTAGAGGGCGGCGGTCTTGAACTGCCACTTCGTGCGGTTCCAGGCGTCGAGCCAGAAGAGCACGTAGAGGATGAAGAGGATGCCGTGGATCGCCCCCATCACGGGCACGGCGTTGAAGTCGGTCGTGCGCTTGAGCACCGAGCAGACGAGGAGCAGCAGGAAGGAGACGGCCTCCGGCGCCGAGACGAGCCGGAGCCGGTGAAGGGAGGAGGCGGTCTTGATGTCCACGGGGTCACCTTTTGGATCTGGGGGCCGGCTGGATCTTGTGAATACATGCACAAGCGTCGGTCCATTGTGGCAGCCGACTTTGCTGTCTCTTTGTCCGGGGGCCCCGTAACCTCGCTCCGTGGCAACGTTCCGACTCCAAGGCAGCAAAGTGCTCGCCGTCTCCATGACAGGCGACGCCGTCAAAGCGAAGAACGGCTCGATGGTCGCGTACGACGGCCAGATGGCGTTCAAGAAGATGTCCGGCGGCGGTGAGGGCCTGCGCGGCATGGTCACCCGCCGGCTCACCGGCGAGCAGATGGAGGTGATGGAGGTGAAGGGCCAGGGGACCTGCTGGTTCGCCGACCGCGCCTCCGAGATCAACCTCGTCTCCCTGCACGGCGACAAGCTCTACGTCGAGGCGAGCAATCTGCTCTGCACCGACGCGGGGCTGCGCACCGGCACGAGTTTCACCGGGCTGCGCGGCGGAGCGACCGGCAACGGCCTCTTCACGACGACCGTGGAGGGCACCGGGCAGGCGGCGATCATGTCCGACGGCCCGGCGGTGGTGCTGCGCGTGACGCCGCAGTACCCGCTCTCCGTCGACCCCGGCGCGTACATCGCCCACCAGGGCAACCTCCAGCAGAGCTTCCAGTCCGGTGTGACCTTCCGCACCTTCATGGGCGAGGGCGGCGGCGAGGCGTTCCAGATCCGCTTCGAGGGCGACGGACTCGTGTACGTCCAGCCGAGCGAGCGCAACACGATCGGGGGTGACGTCTGATGCCGTTCCGTGAGATCAACTCGAAGATGGTCGAGGCGACCGTCGTGCCCGGGCAGCGCATGTTCAGCCAGCGCGGCGCGATGCTCGCGTACCGCGGCGACGTCACTTTCACGCCGAACATGGCCGGCGGCCAGGGCGGCGTGATGTCGATGATCGGCCGCCGCGTGGCGGGCGAGGCGACGCCGCTGATGACGGTCGAGGGCAACGGCACGGTGATGTTCGGGCACGGCGGTCACCACATCCAGGTGATCCAGCTGACCGGCGACACCCTGTACGTCGAGGCCGACCGCCTGCTCGCCTTCGACGGCACGCTGGAGCAGGGCACGATGTTCATGGGCTCCCAGGGCGGCGTCATGGGCATGGTGCGCGGCCAGGTGACGGGCCAGGGCCTGTTCACGACGACGCTGAAGGGCCATGGCGCGGTCGCGGTCATGGCGCACGGCGGGGTGATCGAGCTGCCGATCACCCCGGGGCGCGCGGTCCATGTGGACCCGCAGGCGTACGTCGCCCATCACGGTGACGTACGGAACAAGCTCTCCACCGCGCTCGGATGGCGCGACATGGTGGGGCGCGGCTCGGGCGAGGCGTTCCAGCTGGAGCTGAGCGGCAGTGGTGCGGTGTACGTGCAGGCCTCGGAGGAGAAGCTTTGAGCACGCCGGTGATCTTCGACCCGATGACCCTTCCGTCCGACGACAACGTCAATCCGTACACCTTCTGCGTGGAGCTCAAGGGCTCCCAGTGGTTCCTGCAGAAGGGCAAGATGATCGCCTACTACGGGCGGATCGACTTCAACGGCATCGGCCACGGGCGCCTCGACCGGCTGGTCCGTACGTCGTTCCACTCGCCGCTGCACGCGAGCGACTGGGTGGTGGCGGAGGGCAGCGGCAAGATGCTGCTCGCCGACCGGGCCTTCGACGTCAACTCGTACGACCTGGACGAGGGCAACCTGACGATCCGTTCGGGCAATCTACTGGCCTACCAGCCGACGCTGGCGCTGAAGCAGTCGATCGTGCCGGGGTTCGTGACGCTGATCGGCACGGGCAAGTTCGTGGCCGCGTCGAACGGTCCGGTGGTCTTCATGGAGCCGCCGATGCGGGTCGACCCGCAGGCGCTGGTGGGCTGGGCGGACTGCCCGTCGCCGTGCCACCACTACGACCACGGCTACATGACGGGCGTGATGGGCGGCGTACGGGCGCTGACGGGCATCGGCGGGACCTCGGGCGAGGAGCACCAGTTCGAGTTCGTCGGCGCGGGTACGGTACTGCTCCAGTCGACGGAGATGCTGATGCCCGAGCGGGCGACCGGTCAGCCTCCGGCGCAGGCAGGGGTTCCCGGCGGTCACGGAGCGCATGGTTCCGGCCAGGCGATGCCCGGATCGGTACCGCGCCTTCCCGGACAGCTGGGGGACCTCCAGCGGCGCTTCGGCCTGTAGCCGGTAGTCTGCGGAGTGTGACGCCCTCGAACGTCTGCACCCGTACGCAGGGGCCCCGGGTGCGGTGCGCGGCGTCACACCTCCCTAGTTCGTCCAGTATTCAACTTCTTAGGTAGAATCCATATATGGAGACCGAGACGGCCACCCCCTGGCTCACCGACGCCGAGCAGTGCGCATGGCGCACGTATCTGGACGTCAACAGGATGCTGACGTACCAGTTGGAGAAGGACCTCCAGCCCTTCGGCCTGACCATCAACGACTACGAGATCCTGGTGAACCTCTCCGAGTCGGCGGAACGGCGCCTGCGCATGAGCGACCTCGCGATGGCGACGCTGCAGTCCAAGAGCCGGCTCTCGCACCAGATCACGCGCATGGAGAACGCGGGGCTCGTGCGCCGCGAGAACTGCGAGTCGGACCGGCGGGGTCTGTACGCGGTCCTGACGGACCACGGCATGGAGACGATGCGCAAGGTGGCGCCCCATCACGTGGAGTCGGTCCGCAGGCACTTCATCGACCAGCTGAGCTCCGAGGCCCTGGGCGACCTCCACGAGTCCCTGAAGCCCGTGGCGGAACAGCTGCGGGGCCGGCGCGGCAAGCCGTAGCCGTAACCGTGTGTGGGCACGCTTCCGCTGAGCGGTGCCCACCCCTCCCGCCTTCACGCACGAGGGCCCCGGTGCACACCGCACCGGGGCCCTCGACGCGACCCGGAGGGTCAGTTGCCCGTCAGGCTCGTGATCAGTTCGTCGGACGCCGCGTACGGGTCCAGTTCGCCCGCCACGATCCGCTCCGCCAGCGCGTCCAGGCGGCGGTCCCCGTGCAGGTCCCCGATCCGCTCCCGCAGCGCCGTGACCGCGATCGTCTCCACCTCGCCCGCCGCACGGCGTACGCGGCGCTCCGCCAGGACCCCGTGCTCCTCCATCCACGCGCGGTGCTTCTCCAGCGCCTCGACCACCTCGTCGACGCCCTCGCCCCGCGCCGCGACCGTCTTGACGATCGGCGGCCGCCAGTCGCCCGGCCCGCGCGCCTCGCCGAGGCCCAGCATGTGGTTGAGCTCCCGGGCCGTCGCGTCCGCGCCGTCCCGGTCCGCCTTGTTCACCACGTACACGTCGCCGATCTCCAGGATGCCCGCCTTCGCGGCCTGGATCCCGTCGCCCATGCCCGGCGCGAGCAGCACCACGGACGTGTCGGCCTGGGAGGCGATCTCCACCTCCGACTGCCCGACACCCACCGTCTCGACGAGGACCACGTCGCAGCCCGCCGCGTCCAGGACGCGGATCGCCTGCGGCGCCGCCCAGGCGAGCCCGCCCAGGTGGCCGCGGGTCGCCATCGAACGGATGTAGACGCCCGGGTCCGAGGCGTGCTCCGACATCCGGACCCGGTCGCCGAGCAGCGCTCCCCCGCTGAAGGGGGACGAGGGGTCGACGGCCAGGACGCCGACCCGCTTCCCGGCCCGCCGGTACGCCGCCACCAGCGCGGACGTCGACGTGGACTTGCCCACGCCCGGCGAGCCCGTCAGGCCCACCACGTACGCGCCTCCGGTCAGCGGCGCCAGCGCCGCCATCACCTCACGCAGCTGCGGGGACGCCCCCTCCACGAGCGAGATCAGCCGGGCCACGGCCCGCGGCCGGCCCTCCCGTGCCTGGGCGACCAGTTCGGGGACGTCCACCATGTTCAACCGCTCCTTGCTTCCGGTGCTACTTGCCGGGTACGCGAACGATCAGAGCGTCACCCTGACCGCCGCCGCCGCACAGCGCCGCCGCGCCGATGCCGCCGCCGCGCCGCTTGAGCTCCAGGGCCAGGTGCAGCACCACACGGGCGCCGGACATGCCGATGGGGTGTCCCAGGGCGATCGCGCCGCCGTTGACGTTCACCTTTTCCGGGGTAACGCCCAGGTCCTTCATTGACTGGACGGCGACCGCCGCGAAGGCCTCGTTGATCTCGATCAGGTCGAGGTCCTCGGCGCTCAGGCCCTCCTTCTTCAGGGCGTGCTGGATCGCGTTGGACGGCTGCGACTGCAGCGAGTTGTCCGGGCCGGCGACATTGCCGTGGGCGCCGATCTCGGCGATCCACTCCAGACCCAGCTCCTCCGCCTTCGCCTTGCTCATCACGACCACGGCGGCGGCGCCGTCCGAGATCTGCGAGGAGGTGCCGGCGGTGATGGTGCCGTCCTTGGCGAAGGCCGGGCGCAGCTTGCCGAGCGACTCGACGGTCGTCTCGGCGCGGATGCCCTCGTCCTTGGAGAAGACGACCGGCTCACCCTTGCGCTGCGGGATCTCGACCGGGGTGATCTCGGCCTCGAAGATGCCGTTCTTCTGCGCGGCGGCGGCACGCTGGTGCGACTGCGCGGCGATCTCGTCCTGCTCGGGGCGCTTGATGCCCAGGCGGGTGTTGTGCTTCTCCGTGGACTCGCCCATGGCGATGCCCTCGAAGGAGTCGGTCAGACCGTCGTACGCCATGCAGTCGAGCATCTCGATCGCGCCGTACTTGAAGCCCTCGCGGGACTTCGGCAGCAGGTGCGGGGCGTTGGTCATCGACTCCTGGCCGCCGGCGACGACGATGTCGAACTCGCCCGCGCGGATCAGCTGGTCGGCGAGCGCGATGGCGTCCAGGCCGGACAGACACACCTTGTTGATGGTGAGCGCCGGGACGTTCATGGGGATGCCGGCCTTGACCGCGGCCTGGCGGGCGGGGATCTGGCCGGCGCCCGCCTGGAGCACCTGCCCCATGATCACGTACTGCACCTGGTCGCCGCCGATGCCGGCCCGGTCGAGCGCGGCCTTGATGGCGAAGCCGCCCAGATCCGCGCCGGAGAAGGACTTGAGGGAGCCGAGGAGGCGTCCCATGGGCGTGCGGGCGCCCGCGACGATCACTGAGGTGGTACCGGTCGTTCCAGACATGAGGCACAGCCCCTTGGGATGAGGAGTGAACGAGGGTTTACCGCCAATGTACTGAGCGGTGCCGTACCCGGTCACCGGGCAGCCGGTGTGACGGCGCGCACGTTGCGTAACCATCCACCGGGCGCTGCACTGGAGGAATGCTGACGCGAATCGACCACATCGGGATCGCCTGTTTCGACCTCGACAAGACGGTGGAGTTCTACCGTGCGACCTACGGTTTCGAGGTGTTCCACTCCGAGGTGAACGAGGAGCAGGGCGTCCGCGAGGCCATGCTCAAGATCAACGAGACCTCCGACGGCGGCGCCTCGTACCTCCAGCTCCTGGAGCCCACCCGGGAGGACTCCGCGGTGGGCAAGTGGCTGGCCAAGAACGGTGAGGGCGTCCACCACATCGCCTTCGGGACCGCGGACGTGGACGGGGACGCCGAGGCCATCCGTTCCAAGGGCGTACGGGTCCTCTACGACGCGCCCCGCGTCGGTTCCATGGGCTCCCGGATCACCTTCCTGCACCCCAAGGACTGCCACGGCGTACTGACCGAACTGGTCACGTCGGCTGATCCCTCCTCGGCGGAGCACTGACCTCCGGATTCCTGGCCCGGTAGAGTGGGCGGCTCCGGGCCGGGGCCGGTCGGTGCCGCATGCCATGCGGGTCGAAGTCGGGGTATCCGATCTGCCACGATTCCCCGGGGGGCCGTTCTCCTTCGGAACGGTGCTCGTTGGAGTGTTGCGACCAGGGGACGGATGGGACCGCGCAGTGCGGGGCTACGAACGCCAGGAGAGCCACCGAGCTGAAGACGACCATCTTTCGCGGTTCGAAGCCGAGATGGACCGGCTGAAGACCGAGCGGGAGAAGGCCGTCCAGCACGCCGAGGACCTCGGTTACCAGGTCGAGGTCTTGCGTGCCAAGCTCCACGAGGCGCGCCGCACCATCGCGTCCCGGCCCGCCTACGACAGCGCGGACATCGGCTACCAGGCCGAGCAGCTCCTGCGCAACGCGCAGATCCAGGCCGACCAGCTGCGCCAGGACGCCGAGCGCGAGCTGCGCGAGGCACGCGCCCAGACCCAGCGCATCCTCCAGGAGCACGCCGAGCACCAGGCCCGCCTCCAGGCCGAGCTGCACAACGAGGCGGTCCAGCGCCGTCAGCGGCTCGACCAGGAGCTCGCGGAGCGCCGCCAGACCGTCGAGGCGCACGTCAACGAGAACGTCGCCTGGGCCGAGCAGCTGCGCGCCCGTACGGAGTCCCAGGCCCGCCGCCTGATGGAGGAGTCCCGCGCCGAGGCCGAGCAGGCGCTCGCCGCCGCGCGCGCCGAGGCCACCCGGCTCGCCGAGGAGACCCGCCAGCGGGTGGGTTCGGAGGCGACGGCGGCCCGTGCCGAGGCCGAAGCGATTCTGCTGCGCGCCCGCAAGGACGCCGAGCGCCTTCTGAACGCCGCGTCGACGCAGGCGCAGGAGGCCACCAGCCACGCCGAGCAGCTGCGCTCGTCCACCACCGCCGAGACCGAGCAGGCCCGCCAGCAGGCCACCGAGCTGTCCCGCGCCGCCGAGCAGCGGATGCAGGAGGCCGAGGAGAGGCTCCGCGAGGCCCGCGCGGAGGCCGAGAAGGCTCTGTCGGAGGCCAAGGAGGCGGCCGCCAGGCAGCTGTCCTCCGCGGAGTCCGCCAACGAGCAGCGCACGCGTACGGCGAAGGCGGAGATCGCCCGGCTGGTCTCCGAGGCGACCAAGGAGGCCGAGACCCTCAAGGGCGAGGCCGAGGAGAAGCTCCGCGAGGCGAGCGCCGCGGCCGAGAAGCTGGTCTCCGAGGCGGCCGAGAAGGCCCGTACGGTCGCCGCCGAGGACTCCGCCGCCGCCCTGGCCAAGGCCGCCCGCACGGCCGAGGAGGTCCTGACCAAGGCGTCCGAGGACGCCCAGGAGACCACCCGCAAGGCCTCGGAGGAGGCCGAGCGCATCCGCCGCGAGGCCGAGGCGGAGGCCGACCGGCTG harbors:
- a CDS encoding AIM24 family protein is translated as MSTPVIFDPMTLPSDDNVNPYTFCVELKGSQWFLQKGKMIAYYGRIDFNGIGHGRLDRLVRTSFHSPLHASDWVVAEGSGKMLLADRAFDVNSYDLDEGNLTIRSGNLLAYQPTLALKQSIVPGFVTLIGTGKFVAASNGPVVFMEPPMRVDPQALVGWADCPSPCHHYDHGYMTGVMGGVRALTGIGGTSGEEHQFEFVGAGTVLLQSTEMLMPERATGQPPAQAGVPGGHGAHGSGQAMPGSVPRLPGQLGDLQRRFGL
- a CDS encoding AIM24 family protein, with translation MPFREINSKMVEATVVPGQRMFSQRGAMLAYRGDVTFTPNMAGGQGGVMSMIGRRVAGEATPLMTVEGNGTVMFGHGGHHIQVIQLTGDTLYVEADRLLAFDGTLEQGTMFMGSQGGVMGMVRGQVTGQGLFTTTLKGHGAVAVMAHGGVIELPITPGRAVHVDPQAYVAHHGDVRNKLSTALGWRDMVGRGSGEAFQLELSGSGAVYVQASEEKL
- a CDS encoding acetyl-CoA C-acetyltransferase — translated: MSGTTGTTSVIVAGARTPMGRLLGSLKSFSGADLGGFAIKAALDRAGIGGDQVQYVIMGQVLQAGAGQIPARQAAVKAGIPMNVPALTINKVCLSGLDAIALADQLIRAGEFDIVVAGGQESMTNAPHLLPKSREGFKYGAIEMLDCMAYDGLTDSFEGIAMGESTEKHNTRLGIKRPEQDEIAAQSHQRAAAAQKNGIFEAEITPVEIPQRKGEPVVFSKDEGIRAETTVESLGKLRPAFAKDGTITAGTSSQISDGAAAVVVMSKAKAEELGLEWIAEIGAHGNVAGPDNSLQSQPSNAIQHALKKEGLSAEDLDLIEINEAFAAVAVQSMKDLGVTPEKVNVNGGAIALGHPIGMSGARVVLHLALELKRRGGGIGAAALCGGGGQGDALIVRVPGK
- the mce gene encoding methylmalonyl-CoA epimerase; this encodes MLTRIDHIGIACFDLDKTVEFYRATYGFEVFHSEVNEEQGVREAMLKINETSDGGASYLQLLEPTREDSAVGKWLAKNGEGVHHIAFGTADVDGDAEAIRSKGVRVLYDAPRVGSMGSRITFLHPKDCHGVLTELVTSADPSSAEH
- the meaB gene encoding methylmalonyl Co-A mutase-associated GTPase MeaB; the protein is MVDVPELVAQAREGRPRAVARLISLVEGASPQLREVMAALAPLTGGAYVVGLTGSPGVGKSTSTSALVAAYRRAGKRVGVLAVDPSSPFSGGALLGDRVRMSEHASDPGVYIRSMATRGHLGGLAWAAPQAIRVLDAAGCDVVLVETVGVGQSEVEIASQADTSVVLLAPGMGDGIQAAKAGILEIGDVYVVNKADRDGADATARELNHMLGLGEARGPGDWRPPIVKTVAARGEGVDEVVEALEKHRAWMEEHGVLAERRVRRAAGEVETIAVTALRERIGDLHGDRRLDALAERIVAGELDPYAASDELITSLTGN
- a CDS encoding DUF3817 domain-containing protein — protein: MDIKTASSLHRLRLVSAPEAVSFLLLLVCSVLKRTTDFNAVPVMGAIHGILFILYVLFWLDAWNRTKWQFKTAALYFVLSVLPLGGFFAERKLKREAENAVDAAIAARREGTVSA
- a CDS encoding AIM24 family protein — encoded protein: MATFRLQGSKVLAVSMTGDAVKAKNGSMVAYDGQMAFKKMSGGGEGLRGMVTRRLTGEQMEVMEVKGQGTCWFADRASEINLVSLHGDKLYVEASNLLCTDAGLRTGTSFTGLRGGATGNGLFTTTVEGTGQAAIMSDGPAVVLRVTPQYPLSVDPGAYIAHQGNLQQSFQSGVTFRTFMGEGGGEAFQIRFEGDGLVYVQPSERNTIGGDV
- a CDS encoding MarR family winged helix-turn-helix transcriptional regulator codes for the protein METETATPWLTDAEQCAWRTYLDVNRMLTYQLEKDLQPFGLTINDYEILVNLSESAERRLRMSDLAMATLQSKSRLSHQITRMENAGLVRRENCESDRRGLYAVLTDHGMETMRKVAPHHVESVRRHFIDQLSSEALGDLHESLKPVAEQLRGRRGKP
- a CDS encoding glycosyltransferase family 2 protein is translated as MRPRGYDYDTYSRLAGPLTEPDTAPYTVRYRSLLSKEPHRIRAVVLMGLAPVLSALLLVYLVWPSHWTVREGDDRWLVRFDTVMLVSIGLICFFMLVNVTSIAHATLVARDPIPVYPEKGTRVAFLTTYVPGKEPLTMVRATLEGAVRLRHCGPLDVWLLDEGDDDHAKALCAELGVKHFTRAGVPEWNRKKGVHKARTKHGNYNAWLAMHGDAYDFFASVDTDHIPLPNFLERMLGFFRDPDVAFVVGPQVYGNYTSPVTKAAESQQFLFHALIQRAGNRYHAPMFVGTNNVVRVRAVKQVGGLYDSITEDMATGFELHRRKNPRTGHFWRSVYTPDVLAVGEGPASWTDFFTQQLRWSRGTYETLIKQYWKTPFRVPPGRFLNYTLMLVYYPMTAVNWFLGILSCVLFLWLGASGTQVASSVWLMIYSDAVALQIGLYLWNRRHNVSPHEPEGSGGLAGMGMSALSAPIYLRSLGSAVLRTRGRFVVTPKGGAASPDRLLTFRIHLYWAVILIASLAASVFFGHTHAAMRTWAVLALVIALAPVAIWAWTTLHDRGRQRARDRIRARIRARGRAHARSGVGAGAGAGVGVGVPETEAAALVTKTTTAAPSATGPTTTAAPTTTGGN
- a CDS encoding MTH1187 family thiamine-binding protein; this encodes MIVAFSVTPLGVGEDVGEYVADAVRVVRESGLPNRTDAMFTSVEGEWDEVMDVVKRAVAAVEARAPRVSLVLKADVRPGVTDGLTSKVETVERHLSA